The genomic segment AACAGCCTGTGCGTAGTTGAACTCGCTCTGTCGCAGCGCGACTTCCGAGTCCGTGAGCTCCAGTTGGCTGCTGAGGCCTTCCCGGTACTGGGCGCTGGCGATCTCAAAGCCACGCTCGGCCTGAGTGACCGCCAGGCGCTGCCCCCGTGCACGCAGGCGCGCCTCGTCGGTCGCCTCAATCAGGCTCTTTACCTGCGCTACCGCCTGGTCGACGCCCTTTTGTGTCTGGGCTTCGGCCTGGCGCACGAGCGCGCGCTTCTGGTCGATGCGGGCATCACGACTGAAGCCCTGGAAGATCGGGATGCTCACTCGCACCCCGACCATCCGAGAGTACGCGCGCTGCCCATCGCCCCGCGCAAAGAAGTTGGGGCTGCCGTTGTCTTGCGCGTTGATGATGTAGTTCCCGAACAGGGTCACTTCGGGCAGGTAGCTCACCTGTTCGAGTCGCATCTCGCTGCGGCGTAGGTCCTCGATGAGTTCGAGTTGACGCACGTCGGACCGCAGGTCACCCGCGACCCGCACGGCCTCACCGACGCCACCTTGGAAACCCGTGAACGCCAACACCTCCCGATTCGCGGGTGTGTTGGCCTCGATGTTCTCGAGATCCATCTCCGCGAGCGAGCCCTTGACCTCCAGCGACTCCTGGTCCGAGACGTCGAGCTCCACCGCGATCTGACGTCGTGCCTGCAGGGAGGCATTCTGCGCGCGCCGCAGGTTGGGCTGCATATTGGCGAACTCGACCTGGAGCCGGAGCACGTCGTACTCGGACGCCAACCCCGCACGGTGCAACGCCTGCGTCTCATCGAGTGACTGGCGCACGCGATGGAGCGAGTTCTCCGTGAGGCGCACCTGCTCCTGCGCAAGCAGTAGCTGGTAATAGGCCACTCGGACTCGCGTCACCACGGCCTGCGTCTGTCCGCGTACCGACTCTTCCTGAAGGCTCTCGAAGCGCCCGGCCGCCCCGAGCGCGACGAAGACGCTCGGTCGGAAGAGCGGCTGCTCGACGCTGAGCGAAGACGTCCACTGGTTGTCCGCACCAAACTGCACGACGATGTAGTCGTCCGGGCCGGCCGTCGGATCGAAGATCGCGGCCGGCAGGAAGTTCACTGGGGGCGAAATATTGCGCGTATAGCTCACGTTGAGGTCTACCGTGGGATAGACATTACTCCACGCCTCGGAGACGCGCTCGTTCGCCTCGCGCAGCCCCAGCCGGGCGGCGATCACGTCCCGGTTGCTGCCGAGGGCAGTGCGCACGACCTGCTCGAGCCCCATCGCACCAGCCGACTCTTGAGCGTCGAGCGCACGCGGCGCGATGGCCCCGGCCATGATGAACAACATG from the Gemmatimonadota bacterium genome contains:
- a CDS encoding TolC family protein — its product is MMRIDIRRFSGSAPVAFMLFIMAGAIAPRALDAQESAGAMGLEQVVRTALGSNRDVIAARLGLREANERVSEAWSNVYPTVDLNVSYTRNISPPVNFLPAAIFDPTAGPDDYIVVQFGADNQWTSSLSVEQPLFRPSVFVALGAAGRFESLQEESVRGQTQAVVTRVRVAYYQLLLAQEQVRLTENSLHRVRQSLDETQALHRAGLASEYDVLRLQVEFANMQPNLRRAQNASLQARRQIAVELDVSDQESLEVKGSLAEMDLENIEANTPANREVLAFTGFQGGVGEAVRVAGDLRSDVRQLELIEDLRRSEMRLEQVSYLPEVTLFGNYIINAQDNGSPNFFARGDGQRAYSRMVGVRVSIPIFQGFSRDARIDQKRALVRQAEAQTQKGVDQAVAQVKSLIEATDEARLRARGQRLAVTQAERGFEIASAQYREGLSSQLELTDSEVALRQSEFNYAQAVYDYLVARAQLDEATGRVPLVDVDAQGGRF